The window CCGAGCACGACGGACAGCGCCGTCACGCCGGCGCCGTCGCCGCCGTACTCGGCTGGTAGCGCGAGCGCCTGTAGACCCAGCTGTTCGGCCATCTGCGCCCAGATCTTCTCGTCGTAGCCGCGGTCGGAGGCCACGGCGGCGCGCACGGCCGCCTCGTCGGCCTTGGCCGCGAGGAAGTCCCGCACCGCCGCACGGAGTTCCTCGAGCTCCGCCTCCCCGATCAGCCCGTCCGGGGCGTCGAGGCCCCCGCCGAGGTCGCCGGTCATGACTCGCCCCTTCCCGAGCGGCGTAGCTCCCGGAACGGCGACTTCGTGTCGATGCCCGGCTCCTTCGGCAGGCCGAGCACCCGCTCCGCGAGGATGTTCTTCATGATCTCTTCGGTGCCGCCGAGGATGCGCAGCGCCGGGGTCGCGAGCAGCAGCTCCGTCCAGGCGAACGTGCCCCATTCGCCGGTGTCCGCGACGAGGCGCGGGCCGACGATCTCGGCCGCGAAGTGCGCGCCGCGGGTGAGGTTGCGGGCGTACATGAGCTTGGAGACGCTCGCCTCCGGGCCGGGCTGCTCGCCGGCCCTGGCCCGGCGCAGCGACTGGCGGTTGAGGTAGTCGGTGGCGGCCACCTCGGCGTAGAGGCCGGCGAGCTCGCGGCGCGCGGCGGCGTCGTCGAGCCGCCCGTTCGCGCGCAGCAGTTCCGTGAGGAACGGCAGGGACACGGCGCGGCCGGCGGGGCCGGACGTGCCCTCGCCCCCGACGCTGGCCCGCTCGTTCATCAGCGTGGTCATCGCGACGGCCCAGCCGCCGTCGACGTCGCCGAGCCGGTGGTCGTCCGGTACGCGGACGTCGGTCAGGAACACCTCGTTGAAGTCGGCACCGCCACTCATCTGGCGCAGCGGGCGGATCTCGACGCCGGGCGCCGCCATGTCGACGAGGAACGCGGTGATGCCCCGGTGCTTGGGCTTGTCGGGGTCGGTCCGGCACAACGCCAGGCCGATCGCGGCGTGCTGGGCGACCGACGTCCAGACCTTCTGGCCGTTCAGGACCCACTCGTCGCCGTCGCGGACCGCGCTCGTGCGCACGCTCGCGAGGTCCGAGCCGGCGCCCGGCTCGCTGAACAGCTGACAGGCGATGATGTCGCCGGCGTACATCGCGGGCAGGTAGCGGCGCCGGATGTGCTCCCGGGCGTGCGCGAGGATCGTCGGCCCGATCATCCCGAGCCCGATCAGGGAGAGCACCGACGTGTCGGGCACGTCGTACTCGGCCTCGACAGCGTCGTACGCCAGGTCGT of the Pseudofrankia saprophytica genome contains:
- a CDS encoding acyl-CoA dehydrogenase family protein, with product MPSDTDSFVEEARAFLDAHATRRAGGGQAVQWGVGDDQVVYFSTDPPDVDAAKVAEAKAWQKARHTGGFGWITGPAEFGGRGLTSVHDLAYDAVEAEYDVPDTSVLSLIGLGMIGPTILAHAREHIRRRYLPAMYAGDIIACQLFSEPGAGSDLASVRTSAVRDGDEWVLNGQKVWTSVAQHAAIGLALCRTDPDKPKHRGITAFLVDMAAPGVEIRPLRQMSGGADFNEVFLTDVRVPDDHRLGDVDGGWAVAMTTLMNERASVGGEGTSGPAGRAVSLPFLTELLRANGRLDDAAARRELAGLYAEVAATDYLNRQSLRRARAGEQPGPEASVSKLMYARNLTRGAHFAAEIVGPRLVADTGEWGTFAWTELLLATPALRILGGTEEIMKNILAERVLGLPKEPGIDTKSPFRELRRSGRGES